The DNA sequence GCCACCTATGAGGGGAGAACCTCCGATCACCCGCTCATGTTCTCGAACAACCGAGCAATTCATTCACTAAATAAATGTATAAACCATGAAAATTGAAGAATCTATCAAACCAATTAAAATCAAAATCAGTAATATTACTTTACTTGATGACATGCAGCCGAGAAGCAGAACAGACTTTGATGCCATCGGCAGATACAAACAGACTATTAAAAATGCAGGAGAGGAAACCCTACCACCTATCCTGGTAGGAAACATCCAAGAGCATGGCCTGGTGGTCATTGATGGCTATCACCGCTTCAAAGCCCATGAGGAAAGCGGCCTAAGGCGTATCAAAGCCAGGGTCATCAAGTGCAGCTACGAAGAAGCTAAGTGGCTTGCTGCATCAGAAAACATCAGTCATGGGATTCCCCTCAAGAGAGCAGACCATCGGGAAGTTTTCAGGAGGTTTGTGGATTCAGGGAGGCACCTGAAATCTGATGGTAGCCGAAAAAGCTGGAGAGAAGTCGCATTAGAACTAGGTGGCATACGCAGCCATGTCACACTCTGGAAGTGGATGCAGGAAGATTACCCAAGCGTTGAGATGGACGATCTACC is a window from the Roseomonas marmotae genome containing:
- a CDS encoding ParB/RepB/Spo0J family partition protein is translated as MKIEESIKPIKIKISNITLLDDMQPRSRTDFDAIGRYKQTIKNAGEETLPPILVGNIQEHGLVVIDGYHRFKAHEESGLRRIKARVIKCSYEEAKWLAASENISHGIPLKRADHREVFRRFVDSGRHLKSDGSRKSWREVALELGGIRSHVTLWKWMQEDYPSVEMDDLPTTEDQKGSKKVSYEVLAIKDYVRGIGKRVKESVRRNGDQDRGDILWCFWDLMDKTAETLGMSRDDLIVSIKEAGVDPPL